The following proteins are encoded in a genomic region of Vicia villosa cultivar HV-30 ecotype Madison, WI unplaced genomic scaffold, Vvil1.0 ctg.001598F_1_1, whole genome shotgun sequence:
- the LOC131635959 gene encoding cystinosin homolog, whose product MASWNSVSLEVTYEILGWFAFIAWSISFYPQVILNFRRKSVVGLNFDFVLLNLTKHSSYLIYNASLYFSSAIQKQYFQKYGYDQMIPVAANDVAFSIHAVVLTAIALFQIAIYERGSQKLSKISIGIVSVVWLTAAVCFFVALSDHSWLWLLNVFNSIQVLMTTIKYIPQVSMNFLRKSTDGFSIGNILLDFSGGIANYGQMVVQSIDQDSWVNFYGNIGKVLLSLVSVSFDIIFIIQHYVLYPAKKPSKLVTTGDDEDQTREHLVRPSDESPPENV is encoded by the exons ATGGCGTCTTGGAATTCAGTTTCATTAGAAGTAACTTACGAAATTCTCGGCTGGTTCGCTTTTATTGCATGGTCCATCAGTTTCTACCCTCAAGTCATCTTAAATTTTCGAAGAAAAAG CGTCGTTGGACTCAACTTCGATTTCGTTCTCTTAAACctaaccaaacatagttcctatCTCATATACAATGCTTCTCTCTACTTTAGCTCCGCTATTCAGAAACAATACTTCCAGAAATACGGTTATGATCAG aTGATACCGGTGGCTGCAAATGATGTTGCTTTTTCGATTCATGCAGTTGTGCTGACGGCAATTGCGTTGTTTCAGATTGCAATctatgaa CGTGGAAGTCAGAAATTGTCGAAAATTTCGATTGGGATTGTCTCGGTTGTTTGGCTGACTGCTGCAGTTTGTTTCTTTGTTGCTTTGTCTGATCATTCATGGCTTTGGCTTCTCAACGTTTTCAA CTCAATTCAAGTGCTTATGACTACTATAAAGTACATTCCCCAG GTAAGCATGAACTTCCTAAGGAAAAGTACTGATGGATTCAGCATTGGTAACATTCTACTTGACTTTTCTGGAGGAATAGCAAACTATGGACAGATGGTGGTGCAATCAATAGATCAAG ATTCGTGGGTCAACTTCTATGGCAATATAGGAAAAGTGTTGCTCTCTCTG GTATCTGTATCCTTTGACATTATTTTCATTATTCAACATTATGTGCTGTATCCTGCTAAAAAACCCTCCAAATTGGTAACCACCGGCGACGATGAAGATCAAACTAGAGAGCACCTTGTCAGGCCTTCTGATGAGTCTCCACCAGAGAATGTGTGA